Proteins from one Hemiscyllium ocellatum isolate sHemOce1 chromosome 8, sHemOce1.pat.X.cur, whole genome shotgun sequence genomic window:
- the LOC132818241 gene encoding zinc finger C2HC domain-containing protein 1C-like, producing the protein MACWEMGPYLQIDPLSPYGKNKSSRKLPPISQGGHDIPFATPQTKLDLLKCQIQQKLEREKQVKLMAIYKQQYQEALYRLRTTYLVEAHSGSYRNPGISEQLSADGSHVQSPMSEDQDLGWTQVTLGPQGKRSAGIDRAHPLRPIDRRHSGLSNVLNFEGETPDWRSLIHLDAPMWPAVTFRPSPPKAPRSKCQSNWSQLRSRERGMELRTSEDSTSPVQPHQRSSQCHNSTFSKGQETRELQNSQQNDRINIDVEISKKESLIQGRLRKIEEELRLIQMQRDETDEETEDQNMEESAKISNQYKGKELTEDSFDGSSSDEYSDHSNPFANYKEIANEEKNDTKDDTDRTAQYSNSVENERTEWNGHYSPEEKAHCPFCGRRFVLDRLDTHTEICKKVYKRKRKVYDSAQKRAKGTDLENYQCSHKVIPAPRVNWKVRHDAFIRMLHAAQQAELEIYRGKKQAIAAASPSVNSDYVQCPHCSRRFEPNVAQSHIPKCKTLRSRPTPPKR; encoded by the exons ATGGCTTGTTGGGAAATGGGTCCTTATCTTCAGATTGATCCTTTGTCCCCTTATGGCAAAAATAAATCTTCAAGGAAGCTCCCGCCCATCAGTCAGGGTGGCCATGATATTCCATTTGCGACACCTCAAACTAAACTGGACTTACTGAAATGTCAGATCCAACAGAAGTTGGAGCGAGAGAAACAGGTGAAACTTATGGCCATTTACAAACAGCAGTATCAGGAAGCTCTGTATCGCCTTCGAACCACCTACCTCGTGGAAGCTCACTCGGGGTCCTACAGAAATCCCGGAATctctgagcaactttcagctgatGGGTCACATGTGCAATCTCCGATGTCAGAGGATCAGGATTTAGGATGGACCCAGGTTACTCTCGGTCCACAAGGCAAAAGGAGCGCTGGCATTGACAGAGCTCACCCTCTGAGGCCCATCGATCGGAGACACTCAGGACTCAGCAACGTCTTAAACTTTGAAGGAGAGACCCCTGATTGGAGGAGTTTAATACATTTGGATGCCCCCATGTGGCCAGCTGTTACATTCAGACCATCACCACCTAAAGCACCAAGAAGCAAATGTCAGTCCAACTGGTCACAGTTAAGGAGCAGGGAGCGGGGTATGGAACTGAGAACATCAGAAGATTCAACATCTCCAGTCCAACCTCATCAAAGGAGCAGCCAATGTCATAACTCAACCTTCAGTAAAGGGCAGGAAACCAGAGAGCTCCAAAACAGTCAGCAAAACGACAGAATCAACATAGACGTTGAGATTTCTAAGAAAGAGAGTCTTATTCAAGGAAGACTGAGGAAAATAGAAGAGGAACTGAGACTAATTCAGATGCAAAGAGATGAAACAGACGAAGAGACGGAAGATCAAAATATGGAGGAATCA GCGAAAATTAGCAACCAATATAAAGGGAAGGAACTAACCGAAGACAGCTTTGATGGCAGCTCCTCAGATGAATACAGTGATCATTCAAATCCATTCGCAAATTATAAAGAGATTGCaaatgaagaaaagaatgacACAAAGGATGATACTGATCGTACAGCACAATACAGTAACTCAGTAGAGAATGAGAGGACAGAGTGGAATGGACATTATTCACCAGAGGAGAAAGCCCACTGTCCTTTCTGTGGCCGAAGGTTTGTTCTAGACCGCCTCGACACACATACAGAAATCTGTAAGAAAGTTTACAAACGCAAACGGAAAGTCTACGATTCAGCACAGAAGAGAGCGAAAGGAACTGATTTGGAGAATTACCAGTGCTCCCACAAAGTCATCCCAGCACCG AGAGTGAACTGGAAGGTGAGGCATGATGCTTTCATCCGCATGTTGCATGCGGCCCAGCAAGCTGAACTTGAAATATATCGTGGGAAGAAGCAAGCAATTGCAGCGGCCTCCCCTTCTGTCAACTCCGACTACGTCCAGTGTCCACACTGCAGCCGTCGCTTTGAACCCAACGTGGCCCAGAGTCACATCCCCAAGTGTAAAACACTGAGGAGCCGACCAACTCCACCCAAGAGGTAA